One Rhodothermales bacterium DNA window includes the following coding sequences:
- the mazG gene encoding nucleoside triphosphate pyrophosphohydrolase — protein MSEKIYDPVFATEPAVLDAFADFVAIVRQLRRDCPWDREQTHTSVKHLFIEETYEVVEAIDNQNWEELKKELGDVLLHVVFHSAIAEGEQEFALADVIETESAKLVRRHPHVFGDTAVSGVEEVLANWERIKLTEGRNKRGVLAGVPAELPGLLRAYRMQEKAAAVGFDFATAEAAWVKVEEELGEFKKTVEGDLPADEQEGELGDLLFALVNYARLAGFQPENALRRTNAKFARRVQYIEQKLDAEGKTMAGMDLETLDRYWDEAKAAGL, from the coding sequence ATGTCCGAAAAGATTTACGACCCGGTATTTGCCACGGAGCCGGCCGTGCTCGACGCCTTCGCCGATTTCGTGGCCATCGTGCGCCAGCTCCGCCGGGATTGCCCGTGGGACCGCGAGCAAACGCACACCTCCGTCAAACACCTCTTCATCGAAGAGACCTACGAGGTAGTGGAAGCCATCGACAACCAAAACTGGGAGGAGCTGAAGAAGGAACTGGGTGACGTGCTGCTCCACGTGGTGTTTCACAGCGCCATCGCGGAAGGGGAGCAGGAGTTTGCGCTGGCCGATGTGATCGAAACCGAGTCGGCCAAGCTCGTCCGCCGGCACCCGCACGTCTTTGGCGACACGGCGGTGTCCGGGGTGGAGGAGGTGCTCGCGAACTGGGAGCGCATCAAGCTGACCGAGGGCCGCAACAAACGCGGCGTGCTCGCCGGCGTGCCCGCCGAACTGCCCGGACTGCTCCGCGCCTACCGCATGCAGGAGAAGGCCGCGGCCGTCGGGTTCGACTTCGCGACCGCCGAGGCGGCCTGGGTGAAGGTGGAGGAGGAACTGGGCGAATTCAAAAAGACCGTCGAGGGCGACCTGCCGGCGGACGAGCAGGAGGGCGAACTGGGCGACCTGCTTTTCGCGCTGGTCAACTACGCCCGCCTCGCGGGCTTCCAGCCCGAAAACGCCCTGCGCCGAACCAACGCCAAATTTGCCCGGCGTGTCCAGTATATCGAACAGAAACTCGATGCCGAAGGAAAGACCATGGCCGGCATGGATCTGGAGACGCTGGACCGCTATTGGGACGAGGCGAAGGCCGCCGGCCTGTGA